A section of the Bradyrhizobium oligotrophicum S58 genome encodes:
- a CDS encoding aldo/keto reductase, producing MKHKTFGTGGAGVSVIGQGTWYLDHADRSRAIATLRRGLDLGMSHIDTAEMYGDAELVIAEAIAGRRDEVFLVSKVLPSNASRKGTITACERSLKRLKTDRLDCYLLHWPGSHPLEETVAAFEELKAAGKIASWGVSNFDVDDLEELLDVAGEGKIACNQVLYHLQERAIEHAVIPWCGQHGVAVVAYSPFGHDDFPERRSTGGEVLQGIAEQHGATPRQVALAFLTRASSLLAIPKASRPEHAEQNAAAGDIDLTAAEIAAIDRAFPRGPKPRGLPML from the coding sequence ATGAAGCACAAGACATTCGGAACCGGCGGGGCTGGCGTCTCCGTTATCGGGCAGGGCACCTGGTATCTCGACCACGCCGATCGCAGCCGCGCCATTGCCACGTTGCGGCGTGGGCTCGATCTCGGCATGAGCCACATCGACACTGCGGAGATGTATGGCGATGCCGAGCTGGTCATCGCCGAGGCGATCGCCGGGCGGCGCGACGAGGTGTTCCTGGTGTCGAAAGTGCTGCCGAGCAACGCCTCGCGCAAGGGCACCATCACCGCCTGCGAGCGTTCGCTGAAGCGGCTCAAGACCGACCGCCTCGACTGCTATCTGCTGCATTGGCCGGGCTCCCATCCGCTGGAGGAGACGGTGGCAGCGTTCGAGGAGCTGAAGGCCGCCGGCAAGATCGCGTCCTGGGGCGTCAGCAATTTCGACGTCGACGATCTCGAAGAACTGCTCGACGTCGCGGGCGAGGGCAAGATCGCCTGCAACCAGGTGCTCTACCATCTGCAGGAGCGCGCCATCGAGCATGCGGTCATCCCGTGGTGCGGCCAGCACGGCGTCGCCGTGGTCGCCTATTCGCCGTTCGGCCATGACGACTTTCCGGAACGCCGCAGCACCGGCGGCGAGGTACTGCAAGGGATCGCCGAACAGCACGGCGCAACGCCGCGCCAGGTCGCGCTCGCTTTCCTGACGCGGGCGTCGTCGCTGCTCGCGATCCCCAAAGCGTCGCGGCCGGAGCATGCCGAGCAGAACGCCGCGGCCGGTGACATCGATCTCACCGCAGCCGAGATCGCCGCGATCGACCGCGCCTTTCCGCGCGGGCCCAAGCCGCGCGGCCTGCCCATGCTGTAG